The sequence ttggtTTCAGGCCTGTCTCCCGTCTCCGTGCCCTTCCccagttttctcctttcccctttcccggggtgtgggtctgtgggtccctgCCCCCGTTATATCACAGCAGCTGGCTGAACTGGGCTGTAAACTGTTGGCACCCCTCTGTAGCCCCTTTTGTTCGGACTGGTGGGCCTGTGGGCTCGCAGCCCtctgtcacaggcacagataAATCTAAAGATAACTCCACCTGGGAAGGTGCTGGGGAGAAGACAACGCTGCGGTCTCAGCCCCTAACAGTGCCCACCGCAGGacaagcagagaagaatgaagcCAACACATGTGGAGTATGTTGAAGGTTTATTTTCTTAGCTGCTTGGAACCACAGCCATCACGTGGGGATGGGACACGGCCGCTTCTGCACCGTCTTTGGGACTGGCTGTGGGGACGTCTTCTCTGATGCTGGTGGCTATGGGGACGTCTTCTCTGTTGCTGCACCTGAGAGAGGCTTTGTGCCCGGGCTGGTCCACTGAAGAATGAAGCCAATATGTGTGGACTCTCTTCacggtttattttctttgccgCTTGGAAGCACAACCGTCACGTGGGGATGGAACAGGGTGGCTGCTTCAGCGCCGCCTTTGGGACCGGCTGCGGGGACGTCTTCTGCGATGTTGGGCCCGGGAGCGGCTTGGTGCCCGGGCCGGTCCCCGCTGCCTGGACCGGCTCCCACGGCCTCCTCGGGGCCGGCTGCGGGAAGTCGAAGCGCGACGCCCCACTGGGGATCGGCTTCGAGTGTGGGCCCGCCCTCGCTGCCTGGATTGCCTCCTGCgtgcaggcagaggggaagccCTCGAGGACCTCGGTGGTGCTGGTCTGGCCGAGGTGcgagtgctgctctgagcacctcgGGCTGTTGTACGGCTGGTGCCACGGCATCTTCGGGGCCGACTCTGGGAGCCTGAGGCCCGACCTTGCAATGGGGAACGGCTTCTTGTGCGGCCAGTCCCCCGCTGCCTGGGATGCTTTCTGGGTGCAGCTGCCGGGGATGGCCCCGGTGCCATCTGGCTGGAAGTGCTGGGGATGCCGAGGTCGTAGTTGCGGCGGGACGCTGTAGGGAGAGACAGGAAGGTCAGCAGGATGAACCTCCAGCCCCAGGGCAAGACCGGCTGCCATCCCCCATGGGGCACAGAGACTGTGGCAAGGCCACCCTGAGCACCCattgccaggccttgcctggccccagTCCCGCGGCACGCAGCTCTTTGCCTCTTACCAatggcctcaccagcacaggtATCGCACTCCCAGGTGCCTCCTCTGCTGTACCAGTAGGAGCAGTACCAGTGCGTGCCATTTGCGGCACAGGAGcggcagaggagcagctgccagagcCTGGGGAAGCAAATGGGTTGTGGCTGTGAGGACGAAGTGAAGTGAGGTAGGGAGCAGCcagcatggctctgctgctcagtctttgctcccccagcctgtggtgaggctgagatcccacacagagccccagaGGACTGCAGAGGTCACTCACCCCtgttcctctgcctcctccctgcctcTTCGGTAATAGCAGATGCTGACATCACAGCGCCTGTGCCTTTCTCGCAGCGCCTGGTACGCTTCATCGTCCCACCAAGATGGTCGTCTGCCAGAGAAGAGGGGGAATGTGATGAGCCCCCGCTACCGTAGGCGTGAGGCAGATCCAGGGCATCCCTGCTCATCCACCTTGAGCTCATTCCCAGTTTCTCCATGAAGCTGAGACCAACGCTCGCAGGGTGGCAAGGGACCCGGCCTGccagggcagctcctgggcagGCACAGCACCTGCGCCTGAGTGTCCGCAGAGCCGGGCAGAAGGACACTAACCTGACTGGAATTTGGATCCCCAGCTTAGCCATTTTGGCACGGAATCGcgcttttcctctgcagacagGGCAGACGAAGAGCATGGTGGCAGCATGCATGGcctgtttctgcaggagaagcacaagcagCATGAGCGTGAGCgaggctgggtgctgctgagcactggcCGTGCCCACCGGGcgaggggagggctcctacccTGATGCAGCCCCGGTGGAACCAGGCCTGTTTGCACGTCGGGCACACCATGGTGTGGTAGGACGTGCTGTCCCCCACGGGCTCCAGGCAGATGACGCAGAGAGTGTTGTGGGATGGAGCTGCCTCCGCTGCCTGCCGAGGGCGATGCTcacagcagaaggacctgggcaGGAGGACAGAAGGGGTGGGCAAGGTGAGAAGTGCTGTGAGGAGGGCAGAGAACCAGGAAGGAGCACCAGGCCTGGGCTGTGGCAGGGTGCTGGGAGGTGTGGCTGCATGTTCGTCCctgggaggaacagggaggaacggcagcttggctgctgctgacagcccttacCTG comes from Gallus gallus isolate bGalGal1 chromosome Z, bGalGal1.mat.broiler.GRCg7b, whole genome shotgun sequence and encodes:
- the LOC101747649 gene encoding uncharacterized protein LOC101747649, whose protein sequence is MGALPPSRSGWNRALSNLAWSVCRDGHPRPLWAAVPGPHHPPSEEFPLTVPLASTFLRSKPLPLVLSPSDHGKSVSTRTRNAGCAVDPQTFTRLSAVTPRHKRGAKGLREAMLAPCWCKHPADASTLLMQAPGPTLCAAHRSCCPLVWVPRPQPCEVVAVMSQWCQGAAIVTRGAGSRAKAAGLGPCSVRPGEAWREQRLSCFSPSMPNMSGRKKEAPKSGKPVCMLCRRARVDPDICGQTSADGGLCAHRFCLFFANGLLKWKRPTGGIFGFPPDAIQHTIQLADQKRCFVCRGKGAAISCAETGCERSFHLPCAEKGECVTQYFGQHRSFCCEHRPRQAAEAAPSHNTLCVICLEPVGDSTSYHTMVCPTCKQAWFHRGCIRKQAMHAATMLFVCPVCRGKARFRAKMAKLGIQIPVRRPSWWDDEAYQALRERHRRCDVSICYYRRGREEAEEQGLWQLLLCRSCAANGTHWYCSYWYSRGGTWECDTCAGEAIASRRNYDLGIPSTSSQMAPGPSPAAAPRKHPRQRGTGRTRSRSPLQGRASGSQSRPRRCRGTSRTTARGAQSSTRTSARPAPPRSSRASPLPARRRQSRQRGRAHTRSRSPVGRRASTSRSRPRGGRGSRSRQRGPARAPSRSRAQHRRRRPRSRSQRRR